The sequence below is a genomic window from Amycolatopsis sulphurea.
CCGGGTCGGCGAGCAGCTGGGCCACCTTCTCCCGCGGCAGGGCGATCTCGATCGAGTTGGTGTCCTTCGTGGCACACATTCCTGCCGGGAAGTCAGGCCGGGTCGGGTGCGTAGAACTTGGTGGTGGCCTCGACTGCGGCCGCGACGTGCACCGGTTCGCCACCGGCGGCCAGGTGAGCCTCTCCCCAGGCCGCGGCGCTGCGCCGGATGAACTCGCGCCCTTCGGGTGACTTCGCGACCTCCTCGTGGCCGGCGGCCTCACCATCGGCCAGCAGCTGGGCCAGGCTGAGGAGATGCAGGTCCCAGCCGACGCCGCCGGCGCCGGGGCCATAGGTCGGGAAGAGGGGTTCCTCGACGACTGCCGCGTGGATGAGTTCGAATTCGGTGTCGCCGGCCGGGCCTGGGGCCAGACGCACCTGGACCTCGCTCGTCCCGGGCCACGCGTCGGCGTCCGGCCCGTAGAGCCAGGACACTGTGAGCAGACGCGGTGGCTCGCACCGGAGGATCTCGCCATGCTCGCCTCCGTCCAGCTCGAACTTCCCGCCAGGCCGCAGGTCCCCGGTGACCGGTTTCAACCAGCGACGCAGCCGCTCGGGGTTGGTCAGGGCATCCCAGACGTCGTCGATCCGCGCTGAGTATCGACGCCGCAGCTCGATGGTGTAGGCGTCGCCGGCGGGCACGCTGCCCTTGCCCATAGCCCGGCGGGCGGCGGCAGTTCGTCCAAGACGTCTTTCATGTCACATGCCTTTCGCTGAGGGATCGGTCTTGCCTGCCTCGGTGCCGGGCTTGGCGCCAGCCGTCCGAGCTGCGCGCTTGCCCCGGGCCAGCTCGGTTTCCAGCGCGTCGAGGCGTTGATCCCAGAACCGGCGAAACCGGCCGAACCATGCGTCGACCTCACGCAGCGGCGCGGGCTCGACGGCGTAGAACCGGCGAGCGCCCTCGGCCCGCACCGACGCGAACCCGCTGTCACGCAGCACGCGCAGATGCTGGGAGACACCCGGCTGGGAGAGCCCGAACTCGGCCCGGATCACGTCCGTGATCGCGCCCGAGGTCTGCTCACCGTCGGCGAGCAGCTCCAGAATGCGCCGGCGCACCGGGTCGCCGAGGATGTCGAACGCGTGCACAACCAGGACTATACCAGCCCACGCTTATATAAGGCAGTGCTGGTATTAAGTCGCACGCTCGGCATGGGTCCGTCTTCGTTGCGCATGCCGTCCGATGTGGACGCTCTCGGTCACCTGCGCGAGGGGTCGGCTGCGCGGCATGCTCCCGCCATGCCAGGCTTGAAGCCATGACACATTACGCGCTCACCCAGACGGCCGTATGGGCCGCCGACCTCGAAGCGAAGGGTTTCCTCGGCACCGTCGGCAAGATCGCGGCCGCGACGATCATCTTCTTCATCGCCATCGGCCTGATCGTGGGGCTCCTGATCGGCTTCTTCGTCGGCCGTGCGGTGGGCCGGAACCAGGGTCGTCGCGACTGACCGGCTCTCGGCCGGGCGCGCCGACGGCGGAACTGCCGTGGCTGGGCAGGGTGTCGGAAACCCAACGCGTGCAGGCCGAAAGACCCTCGGCGCTTCCGCTCGTACCAGCCACCCCGGCCGGCCGCCGCGTCCGGGCGTGCCTAGTGTCAGATCACCAGCAGCGTGCAGGAAACCTTGTCGAGTGGGGTCGTGATGACCGACAGCAGCCGAATCGAGATCAACGGCACCGGGCTCCGGTGCGCCGACGCGGTGCGGGTGGCCCGTCTCAGTGCGTGGGCCGAGCTGGCTCCGGGGGCGATGGCCAGGGCCGAGCAGAGTTACGAACTCGCCGTCGAGCTGGGTGCGAAGCGGGCGGTCTACGGCCGTACCACGGGGGTGGGCGCGAACCGGCATACCGTGGTGGATCCGGAGTCCGTGGACCAGCATGGGCTGCGGTTGCTGCGTAGTCACGCCGGCGGCACCGGTGAACCGCTGCCGGGGGACGCGGTCCGGGCGGCGATGCTCGTGCGGCTGAACCAGCTGGCGGCGGCGGGCAGCGGTGTGCACCCGCGGCTGCTGCGTGCGCTGGAGACCGCGTTGCGGGTGGGGGCTCAGCCGCTCGTGCACTCCCGGGGCGCGATCGGCACCGGGGACCTGACCGCGCTCGCGGAGATCGCGCTGACGCTGGCCGGGGAACTGCCGTGGGCGGCCGGCGCGCTCGATCCGGTCGCGATCAGCCCCGGTGACGCCCTGGCGTTCATCTCCAGCAACGCGGCGACGCTCGCGCAGGCCGTGCTGGCGTGGCACGACCTCTCACGGCTGCTGGACGCGAGCACCGTGGTCACCGCGTTGACGTTCTGCGCGCTGGGCGGTTCGGCCGAGGCCTACTCCGAACGCGTGCACCAGGCCCGGCCGCACCCGGGCGCGGTGCGGTGTGCCGCGCGGCTGCGCCGCCTGCTCACCGCCGCGGACGACCTGCCCGCCGGTCGCCGGCTGCAGGACCCGTTCGGGTTGCGGGCGTTTCCGCAGGTGCAGGGCACCGCGCTGGAGGCCGCGGCGAACGTGGAACGCGTCCTGGACATCGACCTCAACGCGGCGGCCGAGAATCCGTTCATCGACATCGAGACCGAACAGGCGTATCACCACGGGCAGTTCTCCACCGCACACGTGGCGCTCGCGTTCGACCACCTGCGCGCCGCGCTGCACCACGTCGCGGAGCTGTCGGCCGCCCGGTTGAGCGATCTCGTCGAACCGGACCTCAGCGGCCTGCCGCCGTTCCTCGCCGACGGGCCGACGGGCAGCTCCGGAATCATGATCCTCGAATACGTCGCGCACGACGCTCTCGGCACTCTGCGGCACGAAGCCTCTCCGGTCACCCTCGGCACCGCGGTGATCTCGCGCGGTCTGGAGGACCACGCGAGCTTTTCGACTCACGCCGTCCGCAGTACCGTCGCCGCGACCGCTGCGTACCGGACCGTGCTGGCTTGCGAACTCCTTGGCGCGACAAGGGCTTTGCGTCTCGCCGAGACGCCGCTTCCGGACACCCCGCTGCGCGAAGCCTTCCAGCTCGCGTCCTCGGTCCTGCCGCACACCATGGCCGATCACCCGCTCAGCACCGAAATCGGCCAGGCGGAGACCCTGCTCGGGCGGCTGGCCCTCCTGTAACCCCCCGCTACGCGCCGGGACCGTCCACCCGCGGGCTCCTGAAGGCTGTGAAGGGGCCCTTCACGGACTCAGAGTCCGTGAAGGGCCCCTTCACAGCGTCACCGTCCTGAGTGGATACGTGGGGGCGTGCACGGGCCGGGGTCAGTGCTGGTCCCGGGCCAGCCGGGAGAGGGTGTGCAGGCACACCTTGCCGGTGGCGCCGAGCGGGAGTTCCGGTAGCACCATCAGCCTTTCCGGCAGTTTCCACGGTTCCAGGCCCCGGCCGATGAGGAATCCGGCGAGTTCGCCGAGGTGCGGCGTGGGGGATCCGGGCTGGGCGACCACGCAGGCGCACAGCCGTTCGCCCAGGTCCGGATCGGGGACCGGGACGCAGGCCACCTCGGCGACCAGGTGGTGCGCGGCCAGTTCCCGTTCCACCTCGGCCGCGCTGATGGTGTGGCCGCCACGGAGGATCACCCGCCGGGCGCGGCCGAGCAGGTGCAGCCGGCCGTCGCGGTCGAACCGGCCGAGGTCGCCGGTGCGCACCCAGCCACCGGGCAGCCGGTACCGGGCGTCGAGGGCTTCGTCGCCGACGTAACAGAGCGGGGTCATCGGGCCGCGAGCCTGGATCTCGCCGCCCCGGATGCGGATCGAAGTGACCGCGGGGTCCGGAAATCCGGCACCTCGCGCCGGTTCCCGGGTGTGGCAGTTGACCCCGTCCGCCGAGCCGTACACGCTCACGACCGGCACCCCGAACCGCTGCCGGTACGCTTCCGCCGCCCGCGGGGGCAGTGCGTCGCCGCTGGACACCACGGCGTGCAGGCTTGACAGATCGGCGGACACTTCCGCGGTGGCCATGCGGCGGAACATGGTGGGCACGCCGAACACGTGGGTCGCGCCGAGTTCTTCGATGGCGGTCATCGCGTGGACCGGGTCGAAGCGGCCGGGCAGCAGCAATGTGCCGCCCATCCGGCACAGCGTCGCCGGTACACCGAACGAACCGTACGAGGATGAGAGCGGCACCAACACCAGGTCACGCGGTACCTCGACGTCGCCGTGCACCGCGCGCAGATAGTTCGCGCGTCCGCCGGCCATGGCGTTGTGGCTGTAGGCGACCAGCTTGGGTGCGGTCTCGGAACCGGACGAGGCCAGGAAACGGGCCGGCGCTTCGGGTTCGGGCGTCGGCAGCGGGCCGTGATCGAGGCCGATCCACGGCGTGGCCGAGACCCGCCGGAGATGCGGCAGCCGATCGCGCAGCGCGTCGAGCTCTCCCTCATCGGACACGAGAACGGCCCGGGCGCGGGCCCGAATCAGCAGCGCGAGCAGGTCGTGCTCGCCCTGCCCGGCCGGGATCGGCAGGCACACCGCACCGACCGCGGCGACGGCCAGCTCGGCGATCACCGCGTACCGCCCGTTTTCGAGCTGCATACCGACCACGTCCTGGCATCCCAGGCCCGCCGCTGCGAGCATGCCCGCCGCCATGCGGACCTTCTGCCGGAGCTGCCGGTAGGTCAGGACGCCCGCGTCGTCGACCACCGCTTGGCGGTCCGGGTGCCGCGCGGCCTGCTCGGCGAACAGCGAGTACAGGTCCCGGTCCGGGCAGTACCCGTCGTCCACCCAGCGGCGCCGCAGCTGGCTGGGCACGAGGTCGCGCAGCACGAGCCCTTCCCGTGAAGTCCATACGTTCATGCGAAGTGCCAAGGGGAAGCGACCGTCACGCAGCGGTCCCGGATCAGGCACGGGGCGAACCGGGGATCGTGCACGAGGTCGTTCAGGTCGGTGCAGACGGGCACCTCGGGAGGGCCTTCGATCGGCCGCAGCACAGCGTTGAGGTGGGCGGCCGCGGACAGCAGCGACGATTCGACCACCTGCCCGCGGCCGGTCGTTTCCCGCTGCGCCAGTGCCTCGACGATCCCGTGCGCGTTGACCAGTCCACCGAAGAGGCCGACGACCGTCAGCAGCGTCGGGGCAGGGAATCCACTGTGGGCCTGGACGGCGAAATCGGTCGCTGGGGCACCGAGTGCTCCGCGCTCGGTGCCCCAGCCCGAGGCGGACGAATAGATCAACCCTGGTGCGGCGCGGGCGAGATCCCGGAAATCGAGCCCGCGGCGGACGGCCTGGCCGGGCGTCCAGTCGTGCAGGAAGACGTCGGCCGTCCGGGCGAGATCAAGCATTTCCATGCGGCCCGCCGGGGTGTTCAGGTCGATCTCTGCCCGCTGCTTGCCGTGATCGAAGGCGTGGAAACGCGCTGAGATCCCGTCACCGCAGGGCGGTTCCGCACGCGCCGGATCACCACCCGGCGACTCGATCCGGACGACCTCCGCGCCGAGCAGCCGCAACAGGTGCCCTGCGAACGGCCCGTGCACCCGCCGGGTGGATTCCAGCACCCGGACCCCGGCCAGCGGCGCCGTTCCCGCCGTCGGGGCCGTGACCCGCTGTCGCCCCACGCCCGGAGTGATGGTGTAGGCGGGGATCCCGGTCAGCGGCTGGGCTTGCACCGTGACGAGGGACATCCCGGTCAGTGCGGCGATAGCGGCCAGCGCGGCGAAGGACCGGCTCGCAGCGGCCTGCGGTAGCTCGGCGGGCAGGGCACAGGTTGCCGTCGCGAACCGGCCGGCGAACGGTGCCCAGCTGTCGCGGATCGCGGCCGGTGGCACGTTCAGCGCGGCCCAGAACCGAATCCAGACCTTGGCGTCGAGCGCCTCCAGCTCGAACCGGGTTCCCTCGGCGGAGACGAACGGCGGCCCCGCACCGGGCTCCCCGGGCGTATCACCGGCCGAAGCGGCCGCCAGGTACTGCGAGATGGTCAGCACTGCGGCTTCCGCGACCGAAGTGGACACTGTGGACAGTTGAAGTCCCCGGAGCCGGGCGAAATGGACCGCCGAGACGCCGGTCTTGAGCAGCTGACGGCCGACGGTGGCGCAGTAGTCGACGGGCAGCAGCGCCGGGGCGCCGGACCGCCTGCCGTGCACCTGCATGATCCCGCAGGCGGCTTGGATGTCGGCTTCGGTGCGCAGCACCAGATCCAGCGGTCCGGTCCAGCCGAGGCCTGCGGATACCCGGCCGAGTAGGGAAGTCATCACGGTCGTTGTCCTTGAATCGGGGAGAAAACCGGTGAACAGGCATGGAAACCGGGATCACGCACCAGATCCCGGACCGCCGAGAGGTCCGCTTCGGACAGTCCGGCGGGGTAGAGCCCCTCGCGCGGGGCAGGGGGCCAGCAGTTCGGCGCCGGGCGATCCGGCGTACCACGGTGCGCTTCGAGCCTGCCGACTGTCGTCGCAGTGGTATGGACCACCAGTTCCGGTGGGCCCGTGGTGCGGGAAGTGTGGTCGAGTACCACTGGCTCGTTGTCGTGCCGGCGGGCGTGTTCCGGACGTCGTCCAGCGCCTGGCCCAGGAGAGCCGAGCTGCGGCTCCTCGGCGGTGACCAGCAGCATCCGTTCGCGCGGCACCGCCAGGGTGTCCGGGGACAAGTGCCCGGACAGCAGCGTGGGCACCGCGCCCGGGCGGATCGCTGCCCCGCGAGCAGGTCGTGGTCCCAGTGATGGCGTTTGACGATCGCGACCATGTCACCGCGCCGGACCCCAGCCGGTCTGCCTGCCGCCTGGCGCACCCTCCGCGCCGAATCCCCGGCCGTGGGCACGAATCCGGCCGCGATGCCGACCGGCCGGTCGAGGTGCACGGTGATCGGGACGCGGTGTTCGGCGACTTCGTCGAACCGCCTGCCCACGTCGTGCGGCTTCATCGCGCACCCGCCGATCCCGCGCCGAGCCGGGCGTGGACCCGTTCGGCCGCGCTCCGGCCCGCCTCGGCGGCTCCTTCGCTGTTCGGCTGCAAGCGGACCCAATCGCCCGCGTAGTCCACGGCCGCGCCGAGGCGGGCTTCGAAGGCCGCCCTGGTCCGGAGGGCTTCCGGGGTGGCCTCGGGGTGTCCGTGACGGAACCGGTGCACCAGCGTCCCGACGGTGGCCCGCTGAAGGCCGGGCACGAACCGTTCGGCCGCCTGGCCCAGCACGTGCTCGATGGTCTCGTCCGGTGAGGTCAGCAGATCCGGCACCCGGCCGGGGGCGGCCAGCACGGAGATCAGCCCGTGGCCGGCGGGTACCCGGCCCGGATGCTTGACGTGGTCGGCCAGGATCGTCGAGACGGTGCTGTCCTCCGCCGCCGGGACGAGCAGCATGCTGGCGGGCCGTCCGAGCGGGGTGAGCGGCCGGTCGAGCAGGTAGCTGACCTTGAGCATCGGCGAAAAGGAACAGGCCGCGAGGAACGCGCCGGCCGCGGGATCCGGGTTCTGGTACAGCACACGGGCGATCGGGGCGGGCACGCACAGGATCGCGGCGCGGGCATCGATGTCGCCGTAGGTGGTGCGCACCAGGACACCGCCGTCTTCCGCCCGCACTTCATCGACCTCGCACGAGATGCGCACGTCCAGGCCTTCCGCCAGGGACCGGGCGAGCGTGTCCATGCCATCCCGGTAGGTCCGCCAGGCCGACGACGGGCCGATCGCGGCCAGCAGCGCGAGCAACGGCGCGGCGGTGGACCGCTCCGGATGCCAGCCGAGGAAACCGGACGCGACGGGCTGCAGCAGATGGGCGCTGAGACTGGGATGCAGACGCGCGCCCAGTTCGGCCACGGTGCACTCGCCGAGCGGACTCCGTTCCGGCCGCCCGGTGTCGAAACCGCGCCTGCTCTGGCGCAGCAGGCGGAACAGATCCCGGCGGGCCCCGCGTTCGAGCCCGGCACCGGTGACCAGCGCGGACAGCCGGGTCACCCCGGACCGCGCCCGCCCGCCTCGCCAGAGGGAAACGCCCGCGCCGAGCCGGGGGAGCAGCTCGGGCGGGGCGAGCCCGCAGGCCCGCACCAGTTTCCAGGTCGTGTCGTAGCCGGAGGAGGAGATCTGCTCCGCGCCGGTGTCCACGAGGTAGCCGCCGGTCCGGACGGTGGCCATCCGCCCGCCGATCCGGCAGGCCGCCTCCAGCACCCGGACCCGGCGGCCCGCTCCGGCGAGGGTGCGCGCGGCGGTCAGCCCCGCGATCCCCGCCCCGACCACCACCACGTCCGGGTTCATCGGACGACCACCAGGTCCACGGTCGGCACCAGCAGCACGGTCAGCCGGTGCAGGTGCGTCCCCGGCTTGCGGGCGCGCAGGATGTCGCGTGCACCGAAGCCGAGCCAGCGCCGGCGGCCCCGCAGGACCCCGGCCAGGGTGTCGGCAAAGTCGGTGTGGAGGTCTGTGAAGGGGCCCTTCACGGACTCGAAACCGCGTCGGCGCACGCCACGAGGTGGTCGCACACGCCTCCGCATCGCCCGCTGCCGGGTCCCCGGCCAAGTGTGCCGGAACCCTGGGACCCCGGCGAGCTTGGCGCAACGGGCGATGTCCTGCTCCAGCCGGGTCAGCAGCACGGTCGCCCGCAGGTCGTCCATCCTGCTGTTCAGGCCGGGCAGCGAGGTCGTGGTCGAGATGGCCGGGAAGTTCCCCCCGGTCGCGCCGAACCGGCCGTGGTGCGGCAGCGGGCTCGCGGTCTCCGCCGGCTCCCGGTCGTCGGTGCGCACCACACCGGCGTCGCCCAGCGCGAGCACCACTGCGTGCGTTCCGTCGCCGGCCTCCCGGACGTATTTCGCGCCGGTGTATTCGGCGAGTGCATTCTCCGGCCGGGCCATGGTGGCGCCGTGGGAATATTCGCCGTTCCGGCGGACCTGATCGATCTGCGCTTCCGGGGCCGGCCGGGATTCGGCGAAAGCGCGGGTCTGCGGGAAGAAGGGAATTGCGGGGCCGGACAGGGTGCGTCACCTCCTTTGCGGCAAGGGAAATCCAGGTTATGGTGGCCGGTGCGGAGGGCGTCCACCGGTTTCCGCGAGTTCACTCTTCTTGGTCATGTCAACAGATCGGCGTTGACAACCAGGAAAGCAGCAC
It includes:
- a CDS encoding SRPBCC domain-containing protein, with protein sequence MGKGSVPAGDAYTIELRRRYSARIDDVWDALTNPERLRRWLKPVTGDLRPGGKFELDGGEHGEILRCEPPRLLTVSWLYGPDADAWPGTSEVQVRLAPGPAGDTEFELIHAAVVEEPLFPTYGPGAGGVGWDLHLLSLAQLLADGEAAGHEEVAKSPEGREFIRRSAAAWGEAHLAAGGEPVHVAAAVEATTKFYAPDPA
- a CDS encoding ArsR/SmtB family transcription factor yields the protein MHAFDILGDPVRRRILELLADGEQTSGAITDVIRAEFGLSQPGVSQHLRVLRDSGFASVRAEGARRFYAVEPAPLREVDAWFGRFRRFWDQRLDALETELARGKRAARTAGAKPGTEAGKTDPSAKGM
- a CDS encoding aromatic amino acid ammonia-lyase, whose protein sequence is MTDSSRIEINGTGLRCADAVRVARLSAWAELAPGAMARAEQSYELAVELGAKRAVYGRTTGVGANRHTVVDPESVDQHGLRLLRSHAGGTGEPLPGDAVRAAMLVRLNQLAAAGSGVHPRLLRALETALRVGAQPLVHSRGAIGTGDLTALAEIALTLAGELPWAAGALDPVAISPGDALAFISSNAATLAQAVLAWHDLSRLLDASTVVTALTFCALGGSAEAYSERVHQARPHPGAVRCAARLRRLLTAADDLPAGRRLQDPFGLRAFPQVQGTALEAAANVERVLDIDLNAAAENPFIDIETEQAYHHGQFSTAHVALAFDHLRAALHHVAELSAARLSDLVEPDLSGLPPFLADGPTGSSGIMILEYVAHDALGTLRHEASPVTLGTAVISRGLEDHASFSTHAVRSTVAATAAYRTVLACELLGATRALRLAETPLPDTPLREAFQLASSVLPHTMADHPLSTEIGQAETLLGRLALL
- a CDS encoding class I adenylate-forming enzyme family protein, producing MNVWTSREGLVLRDLVPSQLRRRWVDDGYCPDRDLYSLFAEQAARHPDRQAVVDDAGVLTYRQLRQKVRMAAGMLAAAGLGCQDVVGMQLENGRYAVIAELAVAAVGAVCLPIPAGQGEHDLLALLIRARARAVLVSDEGELDALRDRLPHLRRVSATPWIGLDHGPLPTPEPEAPARFLASSGSETAPKLVAYSHNAMAGGRANYLRAVHGDVEVPRDLVLVPLSSSYGSFGVPATLCRMGGTLLLPGRFDPVHAMTAIEELGATHVFGVPTMFRRMATAEVSADLSSLHAVVSSGDALPPRAAEAYRQRFGVPVVSVYGSADGVNCHTREPARGAGFPDPAVTSIRIRGGEIQARGPMTPLCYVGDEALDARYRLPGGWVRTGDLGRFDRDGRLHLLGRARRVILRGGHTISAAEVERELAAHHLVAEVACVPVPDPDLGERLCACVVAQPGSPTPHLGELAGFLIGRGLEPWKLPERLMVLPELPLGATGKVCLHTLSRLARDQH
- a CDS encoding CoA transferase; the encoded protein is MTSLLGRVSAGLGWTGPLDLVLRTEADIQAACGIMQVHGRRSGAPALLPVDYCATVGRQLLKTGVSAVHFARLRGLQLSTVSTSVAEAAVLTISQYLAAASAGDTPGEPGAGPPFVSAEGTRFELEALDAKVWIRFWAALNVPPAAIRDSWAPFAGRFATATCALPAELPQAAASRSFAALAAIAALTGMSLVTVQAQPLTGIPAYTITPGVGRQRVTAPTAGTAPLAGVRVLESTRRVHGPFAGHLLRLLGAEVVRIESPGGDPARAEPPCGDGISARFHAFDHGKQRAEIDLNTPAGRMEMLDLARTADVFLHDWTPGQAVRRGLDFRDLARAAPGLIYSSASGWGTERGALGAPATDFAVQAHSGFPAPTLLTVVGLFGGLVNAHGIVEALAQRETTGRGQVVESSLLSAAAHLNAVLRPIEGPPEVPVCTDLNDLVHDPRFAPCLIRDRCVTVASPWHFA
- a CDS encoding protoporphyrinogen/coproporphyrinogen oxidase, with product MNPDVVVVGAGIAGLTAARTLAGAGRRVRVLEAACRIGGRMATVRTGGYLVDTGAEQISSSGYDTTWKLVRACGLAPPELLPRLGAGVSLWRGGRARSGVTRLSALVTGAGLERGARRDLFRLLRQSRRGFDTGRPERSPLGECTVAELGARLHPSLSAHLLQPVASGFLGWHPERSTAAPLLALLAAIGPSSAWRTYRDGMDTLARSLAEGLDVRISCEVDEVRAEDGGVLVRTTYGDIDARAAILCVPAPIARVLYQNPDPAAGAFLAACSFSPMLKVSYLLDRPLTPLGRPASMLLVPAAEDSTVSTILADHVKHPGRVPAGHGLISVLAAPGRVPDLLTSPDETIEHVLGQAAERFVPGLQRATVGTLVHRFRHGHPEATPEALRTRAAFEARLGAAVDYAGDWVRLQPNSEGAAEAGRSAAERVHARLGAGSAGAR
- a CDS encoding DegT/DnrJ/EryC1/StrS family aminotransferase is translated as MARPENALAEYTGAKYVREAGDGTHAVVLALGDAGVVRTDDREPAETASPLPHHGRFGATGGNFPAISTTTSLPGLNSRMDDLRATVLLTRLEQDIARCAKLAGVPGFRHTWPGTRQRAMRRRVRPPRGVRRRGFESVKGPFTDLHTDFADTLAGVLRGRRRWLGFGARDILRARKPGTHLHRLTVLLVPTVDLVVVR